Proteins encoded together in one Quercus lobata isolate SW786 chromosome 3, ValleyOak3.0 Primary Assembly, whole genome shotgun sequence window:
- the LOC115981242 gene encoding uncharacterized protein LOC115981242, giving the protein MHEEETLKAYLYRYWEMYNEMDDNFDDAAISNFKSGFPTGHGLRKSLTGKPVTSVRHLMDRIDKYKRVEEDQLQGKGKEKIIPQKRNDFKSERYNNNHQRRDFIRQLGLANMQTVNTVFREPMHQVLEKVKNESFFKWPNKMAGDSTKCNQSLYCQYHQDHGDTTEDCKNLWNHLDQSVREGKLRHLLHPSSGHLGQTNQEPRRDISLRPPMGMINVILVAPRRIGSCPSRVMSVAWLSTEDNDRESKKSRKGASSVLGILRRG; this is encoded by the coding sequence ATGCATGAGGAAGAAACTTTAAAAGCATACTTGtatagatactgggaaatgtacAACGAGATGGACGACAACTTTGATGACGCCGCCATCAGCAATTTTAAAAGCGGTTTCCCCACCGGGCATGgtttgaggaaatccttgactgGTAAGCCTGTCACTAGCGTTCGTCATCTTATGGACCGgattgacaaatacaaaagaGTGGAAGAGGACCAACtgcaagggaaaggaaaggagaagatcatccCTCAAAAGAGGAATGATTTCAAGTCGGAACGATACAACAATAACCATCAGAGGAGAGATTTCATAAGGCAATTAGGATTAGCCAACATGCAGACGGTTAACACCGTATTCAGAGAACCGATGCACCAGGTTTTAGAGAAAGTCAAGAATGAGTCATTCTTCAAGTGGCCGAATAAGATGGCTGGAGACTCCACAAAGTGCAATCAGAGTCTGTATTGTCAGTACCACCAAGACCACGGAGATACTACAGAAGACTGCAAGAACCTATGGAACCATTTAGATCAGTcggtccgagaagggaaattGAGACACCTTTTGCATCCTTCCAGTGGTCATCTAGGCCAGACAAACCAAGAACCCCGGAGAGACATATCTTTAAGACCTCCCATGGGCATGATAAATGTCATCCTTGTTGCTCCGAGAAGGATCGGCTCTTGTCCCTCTAGAGTAATGTCTGTGGCTTGGCTCTCCACTGAGGACAACGATCGGGAGTCCAAAAAATCTAGGAAAGGAGCCTCATCTGTGCTGGGAATTCTCAGACGAGGATAA